The sequence below is a genomic window from Hydractinia symbiolongicarpus strain clone_291-10 chromosome 10, HSymV2.1, whole genome shotgun sequence.
TCAGGTACGCGGAAGATTGTTTATAAACTAAGTGGTGAAGAGATTATGGAACTATGATAAAGAgttaaccttgttcccagggtttATTGGCCCTTTTTGACATTAGACGCAGAAATGAGGTTGTTTAGCAGCGGAGTATATCTTAAAGGAAGGAAGTTAAGAGGAaggaaaaattaataaatatagcTAAGGAGCAgattctaaacaaaaaaataagaatttttccTATTATTTGGTGTATCATTAGCAAGCCCCTAGACTTTCATCAAGTTAGGAGCCAGAAAGCAGAAAAGTTTTTATGGTGGAGGAGAAGAAACAAGATCATGCTTTCAAAGCACgctttctttttaaaagttgagGTACAAAGAATCAGTTGAGATAGATCATGTGATAGCAGctgcttaaagaaaatatctCCGTAATGGCAGCCGTATGCTAGCAGACAAACAAGGATGCATAACGATGCGGGAGGTACGCACGGCGAGTGTCGATTAATTTTTCCACTGGCTAACGAGATGCATAATATTCAAGAATATGATAGGGTTTCACAAAAGCATTGATCTGGCGTTTATTTAATCAGAAGGCTGAAACTTTGTTTTGTAGAGTAGAGTGCTTTTCTGCGccatctttttttataattaacatTCAGGAAGAAACCAGTagtattcttttttttcagtttatttAAGTGATATTAGATTTGCCAGGTTTTTTAATTGTGAAGGTTGAAATATCATAAGCTCTGGAAAGTATTTATAACAGCGTTcttagacaatttttttttcgaccGACAGCCGTAATTCTTAACAAGGAAATTTACATCTACATACATTTttacttacttatttatttttttaatttattttgattatttacTGAGCATTACCTCtccagttcctattggtactgttgTCTATAACGGTCCTGTGAAGGCGTCCTGGTCTGTTTAAATGACCCACGTTTAAACTACGGAAACGTGAAAATACAGCAGCGGCTCAATAAAACAACCGCTTCACCCTCGTCCTTagtgttttttgcttttttgacatGGGAGATTCTCTAATATGAAAAACCAAAAAGCGCTGGAGAAGAGGGTGACAACTGCCTAAGATACCCTATTCCCATGCCACTGAATCCATAGATCTTTGAATAAAGCAAAAAGTGACCTATTGGTGATACAGTTCTGTTCCAAAAGTCAAACCGTGAAAATTACGAAAGAGATACGTTTTATTTTAGGCTATAGAGCgtcttttttcaaacaaattgtTGGTATCTAGACGAAAGATGAACACGGTTGAGACATGGCTTGCAAGTAGTAGTTACTCAAAGTTAGGAAGTAAAGAGTTTACCGTGGTGCAGCATTAGTGAAATTTAATATATAGTCgttgacccgtggaaaaatccacgggttcgcccgtcctttttataccacattgcgtgtttctcgctacttgcacagctaagctaccattttgcgtggcagacagacagacagacgtatacggctattactagccatagttaccactaatgcgccccgaattactaataacgatttcaaacattcaaatttagaacgggatttaaaattaaaatggaaaatggtggacgtttgaaatctataaaaactgcagtgttagaacttattattttcgttattttcacatttggctaaggctctatctataaagttagatcttgattaaatatatgtacactttaaacgcctctagccttcttgttgtgtaatttcacgtaatcattgcttttgatttttggttaaaattcgttcaaaagacttacgcatacatttttgacttatcaaatctccaaaaattcttgtgctgtaataacaaattgtgtctgaaagctattatgctgaaacattttccgccaaatatgacgaatatgatagaaatgcagtacggaattgcatagaggcttgtgaataagcttattgcccaggggaaaatttttaaataagaagccctgcgacttgaagatttccgtcattagcctaaaagattctgaaatttgaagtagactttaaaacggagaacaatggggtatataaacacatcataagtatcctaattctcaattattcttgtaattaacgtaaaatacaacttgataaataaaaaataatttttttttacatatatatagtatatattctaaaacaatagttaaaactttaactggatttttttataactgatctcgaaaattccaggatgcaggattgctatgtatgaacttcacgattcgaatatatataataacttctgaacaatttcaatttcaatgaattattactctgttaagttaccaataaaatccttaaaaatttctctcgttgaagatttttcgaaaatgctgatggtgcatggtttcataacaaatgatctgaaaaagaaagtatatttaaaattgagaaagaagaatacaattttaccagaactgaattaatactaggttgtttaattattgtctacttatctgatttaaagttagaatttattaaaaagatacaaatcaatgccatgtgatacacaaaaggtatactatataaataaaaatatatatataaatttagtcaagctggctttgatatcattgttaaacaagtataatattaagcaggcgatacaagattttcaaacctgtggacaatacaggacttattttgttgaaatcgatttattgaattttacaaatttgattgtttattatcgaggaaattgattggtcattgttttcgaattgaattgaacaagttgatacaaaaaagggtagacactcaattaataaatttgtcagatttgataaatcaacaacatcatttataatttcaagaaaaaacataaaaaagggaagaaaacaaagaaacctgtaacatactgtgggtagcgtctagttgtactgcaagggctaactatgttatgttattggttaatttatcagttcaacttgactgttccgtgcaatgaacaacaatattttttcatgattcaacaaatatctttttatatatattcttgcggtctgattcgtgtcaaccaatcacgggcagccattatgaaatggggtacaaatgccgtaattaatgtttttgtggtgaaatcttcataaatacaatactggatttttcaaggaattcttttttttttagtcaaatctttaatatgttttagatactgcttaatttttgccattttgcgacattttaacgacgttttacttgtaaattctgtttaagtaaggttgctactttgaaggtttgactgtgaaaagtccactttgttctccatcggatagcaacgaaggagaacattctgaccgcaagaatacatgatagcagcctcacaaagattcctttagaagttattttactcacccaaaacgcctatactttttacggtgtatgtggcttatcagcaccctcgttgataaaattacacagggcaggataaaagttttttgttgcttctgaaaaaagggactctaatgaaagcactattttgtgcagttctagcttgatagctgtagtacaagtgagagtagttttacgactattaacttataaaatgcaagaatttaaaaataagtatttagctccctagctacatcattaaagctattacgacaagccagaccatcgggaagggaagaccaacaaaatgcaagcagttttagtcatggccatacacggaatgttctgttcttgattgactttaaattgtgatgcatttataaattgcggcctttggatcaacgccataaaccgttctgagtttaatttcatataaaatataagtaatccttctacttactgttaacaagtttcgaaacaacttggacaaagaaaaacaaaccttttcttgaagataaattcacgaCGAAGGGTTTTTATTCACGACGAAGGGTTTTTATTAGTTACAGCAGTCATTATAATTTTAGGGAAAAATTACATTTACAAAATCAACcctatattatattaatattataatatattaTCAACTAAATGCCGGCTTTCTTACTGCGGCATCTGGCATGGGCGAAGTTCTCGCCTACCTACTTCCAGTAACTGTTGCCCCGGCTCTTAAAAGAACGTTTTAATTCGAAATATAATCTCATTTTAGACTAAATTTGACTTAAAGGGAGCTTCATTTAACTCAAACATTTGTTAAGTCGAAACTATTTTCCTTGGTACCTTGGAAGTTTGAGTTACCGTGAGTTAACTGTATGTTAATTGTTATTTAAAGTTTTCTGCACAAGAGTATGGCTGTCCGTGTTTTCACACAAGCTACGTTAGTGGCACATGATATACAACCTAATCactataaaaaaagtgtaacCTTAGCCAATGAATagagaaaaaacaatattttttatttgcgatttttttaaaataattctttaaaattgAGTACCGTAAATATtagagtttaaataaaaaatacaaaaaagtattaaaaaaaattctgttaaaaTTTGAAACGTATATACACAAAgaatataaagttttaaataagttAGAAGGCAATTGAATGTAAAATAATGTCTAGTTATAAAATTTGACGCTGTCAAGGTAGAATTATACTTTGTTTGTGACATTTTTATGGACGACCTTGCAGGATAAAACTCTAAAACGCGTGCGcgataaattttaaatatgtcCGTCACATGCGTACCAAGGTGCCGACGGAACTAAATTGTCGTCGATTTTACTGCCCGTCGTTAAATGATGTGAATTAACGTCATTTATTGACGTCAGTTGTTGTCGTATATCGTTACTTAGTTCCTCAAATTCTTGTTTAATAATAACATTTGAGACGGTATTTTTGTCAAGTGTCGTGTTGTTTTGAAGTGATATCATGTCATTGTAATTTTGAGTTAGTTCTGAATTGTCGTCCGGTATGCTTTTCTCCGGTGTCAACGGCGGACTGAACACCCTTGGATCGGGTTCGTGTGTAGAGTTACATGGGCCGGCGCATGCTCCGTCGCATTGTGGAagttcatttatatttttaatattttttcttaacggatttgattggttaaatgTTTTGACGCAATTTTTCGTGCGACAGTTGTACGGCTTTTCAGTTGAATGCACGTGCATATGTTTCTTTCTGTCGGAGGAATTTGCGAAACGTCGGTCGCAACTAGGATACTCACAGGGGAATGGCTTTTCTCCTAAAATATAcatgacaaaaaatttaaaaacatatattcttaTCTAATCTGATTTCCCAAAGACAAAGCTTTATAAAAGTGGATTAGAAACGAAGTTGTGTTGTGCgagtaagaaaataaataaatacgttAAATTGACGTACCTGCTCTCTTACCTGTGTGCGTCCTCTTATGAATCTTCAAATTTTCAGACCGGGCGAATAACTTCCCGCATCCCGGAAAAGGACATGGAAAAGGTTTTTCGCCGGTATGCACACGTATATGATTAACTAACTTGTATTTAGCTTTGAATGGGAGCAAATTCCTGCTGCAGTTTTGCCAGTGGCAGACATACTCGTTGTTGTCAAGCCGAGTAATGTGCTCGTCATTGATGTGTCGGACAATATCTTGCATGATTGTGAACTGTTTGTTGCATGGCTTGGATTTAGGAAATGGTGTTTGGTCTATCCACATACACGTAAGAATTTGATTGGTCGGTTGTCTGAGATACCTACAAATACAAATATTAAAATTCTTAAGGCCAAGCAAAAGAAATTTCGCTGATACAAGTTTACATATTTCCGGTTGTGTAAATTTTCCCTTTACTGCGGTTCTTGTATGTGTTAGTTTACGAGTAGAGGTTTTGTGGAATGTTAATTGTGCTTTTTAAAGGTGCATCCAATTGAAGTTGTCACAAAAGAAAATGAGAATCGGAACTTTATGTACGTGACGTCAAAAACTCGACACTAAATAAGGTAATTCTCTTAAGGTACTTCAGCAATtgtattcaatatatttataaagtaTTCTTAAAAGAGAAATTACTTAGAACTACTTAAAAAGTGTTTCCTGCCTGCATTTTGAGGCATAAAAAAAGCGAGAAAAGTAACCCGCTATGCGAGCTTTAGTGACAATAAGGAAACGTTCATTTCCTATTTTTGTTCAGTCAAGAAAAGCATCGAAGAGAGTAGTTGAgactaaaaagaaagaaaatatcttGTGACTTACCAGTAATTTGGATACCCAGGGTAGAAAGGTGACTGCATATAAAATTCTTGTTTAGCTGGTCCAAAAATGTCATTTACTTGTGGGTAGGCTCTATATCCAGGAAAAGAGGGCATGTTTGGAATACCTAATGGTGCAATCGATGGTCGGTGAGAATTCGGACTGGGTAGTTGGTTAGCCATGGGTGGTATTATCTCATGCGTGTAAAATGGATGCGTTTGAACGCTTGCTTTGATTTCTAAGGAGGGTTTTATATCCATACTGTTCATGATAGATACTGGAATGTTATTTCCAACGGCTTGAACATTGCCAGGTGCGGCAAACATACCAAAAGATTGTGTAGGATAACTGTTCATACATGAACTTGATACTGATGTTGGGTCAAATAACGTTGAATGTGTTGTAAAAAAAGGTGCTTCTTGTCTTGTGGGTGAGCGTAAGTCGCCGTTGTAGTCGTGAGGACTTAAAGATAAACTAGACTGGGAACCAGATCTTTGAAAGGCTGTTGGTGAGCAGCTTGAGTAATAGCCTGGTGACTTATCATCCAACGACGGGCTGTGCCGATTGTGAATGGAATTAGCCGATGGTATATTTTCCAGATGGGTGGCAGAGTTATCCATACTTTCTGAAACGGAATACATTGCGTCGTTAAAATATGATGATTCAGCGCAAATAAAGTCGGAATCTTTCACGACCATGTCTTTTTCAAATATGTAGATGCGGTtgctaatattaaaaaaataataaataatcaatttattttttttcttttggcacCTTCGTCTATGCTTGGCTTTGTTGCAAGTGATTACACATTAAACACGGAATTCAATAAATACATTATTTTGTGTCTCGATAAGtcaagtttgtttttaaacctaaaagaaaataaacaaagacgAACAAGTACACCGCTTAAGATTGTGGTTGATTTTTACGATGGGAGTTTGATAGCGGCGTGTCCGCTATATCAACACAGACGATTGCTACCCTGTGCAACCAGTCTATAATTTGAAGTATTTTTATTTCCCATTCGgcttaattaaaaagaaattgtggcgaaaaaaaaaaactacttgAAATGAAGCTTTGTAGTGTATTTCAATGGTTTGCCATTTATTGTTACCGGCGGGTGGTGGTGTTTCGCAACACATTCACCGGAAGTGCGACAAGTAAAAACATCACGCGTTTACTCGCACGTACGCACACCGTCGCCATACAAGCAACGCTGTAACGTTTTTCAACACAGACAACACTCTTCAGCAATTCTAAGTTGATTAAACACTGAGACaaagaaaaaatcaatgaaCAATAAGAAATTGAGTTTGTTAATCACTTGACATCAGTGAGTAAGCGCCGTACCACAATTATCCAGCATGCAAATTTTACATTtctaaacatatatatatatttgtttgttttttttgcttgcATTACAAAACTAATATTGACAGGCGAATGAATTCCACATCTAAAGTTTAAAATGACGAACATGATTGCAGTATTATATTTATTGATTGATTTGTTTAGTTCGAAGATAAATAAGGGATTTTCTTTCTTGTCAAGTCACGCTCTCTCTATTGTTAACGCCTTCTTACCCAGGACGATCCATTACTTCCCTAAGTGTCCAAtgacattaaatttttttaaattttttgtaaattattaaaagaaagaCAAAGTGTGGGTGACCGAGCTtgtcccagggcatcttgtatcttttctgaccactgatgttcgtatcgccgtcccggggtcagaaaatatacaagatgccctggggacaaggttgggtGGGTGACGCCAGTAGCGTCAAAGCGTAACCTAGTTGTCCATCAACTTTTAGTTCAGTCGTTTTGTtgtctaaattttattttttccatatttttaaCCTAGAAATAAATTAATGTGAAGTttagcaaataattttttttttgttattggtGGAAATGACAATAAATGTAACAGAGAGGATTTTTGTTCAATGATTATTTGTTGTGAGAATATTTGAAACCAGGAAATACAGCTAAGTTGGAAGtcaaaagcaaaacaaacaaagttaaagacgaatataaataaaacatgacAGACGTTTTAAATGTTCTAAAGttaataataaagaaaagcGTTTATTCAATTTTGGGTAAATTCCCCAAAAACATATCCAGACATCTTTATTTTTCTTGATAGAGATTGGAAAATCTGTTCttataagaaaaacaaacaaaccaagaaATTCTTAACCTCACAGTGAGTGATATTATATAGTGTGAAAGACAAACACGGTGCGAATAAGGAAGTAATTTACAAATTCTACTTACTCGAAGAGAACACTGCAAGGCTTTGTATCCTCTTTATATTTCAGGTCAAATCAGCTATAACACTTGAAATTGTTTCGTCTTATTTAGCTTGTTGATATTCTTCTTGTCAACAAAAATGATATGCAATATAGATAACAAACAAGGCTGTGATTTTACGCTATTTTCTCTTCACTATCTCCAAGTTGCTCCTTGCTAGTTAGCAAAAtgaatttgtttaaaataagtttaattttcTTCGTTTTATTTGGTGCTTGAGAAAGAGTGATTGACAtagtattttataaaacaactTTGCTAACTGCGAGGGATTAAGTATTGAACAAACCCCCCTGCTGATGGGAcaagatataaaaaataaccTTCAAAGATCCCAAAATATTGTCAAAAATATaactattatttttctttatattaagtaaacttgttttttcctcgtattttaataaataaccaATTGGTATTTTAGCCTGTGTCTTCTCAAAACACGTCTAAATTTCTCATTTGTTTTCTAGCAAACAATAAACTAAGACGGGGGTACATATATAATTACTTTGCAGTCTGAcagtatataaataagtcaatatttaaaaacaaaggaacatgatttttttttttttttttgaagaaaaaagattCATTGGTAATTGAGAGTAGCTTATACCTTTTCGACTGTTGAAATTTTGTCTGACGGAATTTTCTTTCCGTGTGACGTCATCTCTgaattttgtgataaaaatcAGTGATAAAATTTATCCTTTTAAAatggttaaaatttttaattattttggaaaaaatGCTGTAGGTTAGCCAATAAAGGTTTTTCAGCGGCGGCGGGTTCAAAAAGGCGGAAAATCTGCCTTAAGGTAGACCAAACGTTTTAATGAAATAAGAATAGAAATCTTTGTGGAGAAATTCGCCAGGTTTATTATAGTCTAGAAAAATATTAAGCCTGCGCCATATTGCATTTAAGCAGTATGGCGCTGCAAATAAGAAGGCAATAAATTAGACGCAAAACCGGAACAATAAAAAGCATGTTtcgtaaaattttatttgtgtCTCAATACACAATCGGGGATTATTATACATAATGTGAAGTCTTGGCACAAGATGTAaagttagttttaaaaaagtcgACATTGCAAatagaaataaacaaacaaacaaacaaatcaatgatcaatt
It includes:
- the LOC130612280 gene encoding zinc finger protein ZIC 1-like produces the protein MVVKDSDFICAESSYFNDAMYSVSESMDNSATHLENIPSANSIHNRHSPSLDDKSPGYYSSCSPTAFQRSGSQSSLSLSPHDYNGDLRSPTRQEAPFFTTHSTLFDPTSVSSSCMNSYPTQSFGMFAAPGNVQAVGNNIPVSIMNSMDIKPSLEIKASVQTHPFYTHEIIPPMANQLPSPNSHRPSIAPLGIPNMPSFPGYRAYPQVNDIFGPAKQEFYMQSPFYPGYPNYWYLRQPTNQILTCMWIDQTPFPKSKPCNKQFTIMQDIVRHINDEHITRLDNNEYVCHWQNCSRNLLPFKAKYKLVNHIRVHTGEKPFPCPFPGCGKLFARSENLKIHKRTHTGKRAGEKPFPCEYPSCDRRFANSSDRKKHMHVHSTEKPYNCRTKNCVKTFNQSNPLRKNIKNINELPQCDGACAGPCNSTHEPDPRVFSPPLTPEKSIPDDNSELTQNYNDMISLQNNTTLDKNTVSNVIIKQEFEELSNDIRQQLTSINDVNSHHLTTGSKIDDNLVPSAPWYACDGHI